One Rhododendron vialii isolate Sample 1 chromosome 2a, ASM3025357v1 genomic region harbors:
- the LOC131318088 gene encoding MDIS1-interacting receptor like kinase 2-like, with the protein MPNLFNYLALALSVVLVVFAPPSTAQPPQNPEVEALLLWKQSLRNQTIVSSWIFNQTNGNSTASSPCNWRGISCNAAGNVTGMNLAYTGLPGTLDHLNFSYFPLLLRLDLKVNQLTGAIPTNIGLLSNLVYLDLSTNSFSGTIPLSVANLTKVVELDFGRNAITGQLDPRLFPDRGSSQAKTGLLSLQKLLFQNTSLSGPLPPEIGNLEDLTILALDGSRFSGPIPQSLGNLSKLTFLHLNRNRLTGPIPKSFGTLTKLTDLSLYSNYLSGSVPEEIGNLSSLVRFHVLSNNLSGQLPPQVCRGRKLQNFSAGYNNFTGPIPVSLKNCTSLRRVRLEYNQLTGNLDQDFGVYPNLTYIDLSHNNLQGKISPKWGECSNLTLLNLGGNSIEGEIPVEISQLNQLVELDLSSNKIYGEIPAQVGQLSKLSLLNLSDNNIFGRIPLEIGGLSNLASLDLSMNMLSGPIPYQIGDMSRLIFLSLSTNHLNGSIPYQIGNLVSIQILLDLSNNSLTGEISPQLGKLISLEALNLSHNSLSGSIPDSFSGMLSLSTIDLSYNELEGPLPDSKVFNKSPSEAFSHNKNLCGYPNQGLTPCNNSVSGGGGKENKGNSRLIIIAVSASLGSLFLLLLLVGAIALHRKSNRKGQKEDVVKGENIFLIRNFRGRIVYGDIVRATDNFDDAYCIGQGGSARVYKVNLPSGQVVAVKKLFMNEGSEIGEIKSFANEVATLTEIRHRNIVKLYGFCYHEKHTFLVCEYMERGSLADVLRRDKDAKELDWSKRVNVVKGVAHALSYLHHNCAPSITHRDISSKNVLLDSEMEAHVSDFGTARFLKPDSSNWSAVAGTFGYIAPELSYTMAVTEKCDVYSFGVLTLEILMGLHPGELSSNLYSSVDNERIQLADVLDPRLPPPTSQKLQDELDSILNLAVWCLRVEPHSRPTMYDASQVLEMNAGAGRDSPELVKSVREGVDELPMLS; encoded by the exons ATGCCAAACCTTTTCAACTACCTTGCTCTGGCTCTCTCAGTCGTTCTGGTGGTTTTCGCACCTCCCTCCACCGCTCAACCACCACAAAATCCCGAAGTCGAAGCGCTTCTCCTGTGGAAACAAAGCCTACGCAACCAAACAATTGTCAGCTCATGGattttcaaccaaacaaatgGTAACTCTACAGCATCGAGCCCATGCAACTGGCGAGGAATTTCATGCAACGCTGCAGGAAATGTAACTGGAATGAACCTTGCCTACACGGGATTACCAGGTACTCTTGATCATTTAAACTTCTCATATTTCCCTCTTCTCCTCCGTCTCGACCTCAAAGTCAATCAACTAACCGGTGCCATACCCACCAACATCGGCCTACTCTCAAACCTCGTGTATCTTGATCTCTCCACCAACTCTTTCTCGGGCACAATCCCTCTCTCTGTCGCGAATCTCACCAAGGTTGTCGAGCTAGATTTTGGGCGAAACGCCATAACAGGGCAGCTTGACCCGCGGTTATTTCCTGACCGTGGGTCAAGTCAGGCTAAAACCGGCCTGCTTAGCCTCCAAAAGCTACTCTTCCAAAATACTTCGCTCAGTGGTCCCCTCCCGCCAGAGATAGGTAATTTGGAAGATTTGACAATCTTGGCTTTAGATGGTAGCAGATTTTCTGGCCCAATTCCTCAATCTTTGGGTAATTTGAGTAAGTTGACTTTCCTGCATCTTAACCGAAACCGATTAACTGGCCCGATTCCTAAAAGTTTCGGCACCTTGACCAAGTTAACCGATTTGAGCTTGTATTCAAACTACTTATCCGGTTCAGTACCGGAAGAAATCGGAAATCTTTCATCACTGGTACGTTTTCACGTACTTTCTAACAACTTGAGTGGTCAATTACCTCCACAAGTGTGTCGAGGTCGAAAGCTACAAAATTTCAGCGCTGGGTACAATAATTTCACCGGTCCAATTCCGGTAAGCCTAAAAAACTGCACATCCTTGCGCAGAGTCCGGCTTGAATATAACCAACTGACCGGAAATCTTGATCAAGATTTTGGAGTGTACCCAAATCTCACTTACATCGATTTGAGCCACAACAATTTACAAGGGAAAATTTCACCCAAATGGGGAGAATGCAGTAACTTGACACTGCTGAATTTGGGCGGAAATTCTATAGAAGGTGAAATCCCCGTGGAAATTTCCCAATTGAACCAATTAGTAGAGCTGGACCTTTCCTCCAACAAGATTTACGGCGAAATTCCTGCCCAAGTTGGACAACTGTCGAAATTATCATTGTTAAACTTGAGTGACAACAACATTTTTGGTCGAATACCGTTAGAAATCGGGGGACTGTCCAATTTGGCTTCTCTTGATCTCTCAATGAACATGCTAAGCGGACCTATTCCATATCAAATTGGAGACATGTCAAGATTAATCTTTCTAAGTTTGAGTACAAACCACTTGAATGGGAGCATTCCATATCAGATTGGTAATCTTGTATCTATACAAATTCTGCTTGATCTTAGTAACAACTCTCTCACTGGAGAGATTTCGCCTCAACTTGGGAAGCTGATTAGCCTAGAAGCTTTAAACCTctcccacaactctctctccGGTTCTATACCGGATTCGTTCAGTGGAATGCTCAGCTTGTCAACCATCGATTTGTCGTACAATGAACTGGAGGGTCCTCTGCCTGACTCCAAGGTTTTCAATAAGTCTCCGTCCGAAGCGTTTTCTCATAACAAGAACCTATGCGGTTATCCAAACCAAGGTTTGACACCATGTAACAACTCAGTGTCTGGGGGTGGAGGTaaggaaaataaaggaaacTCGCGGTTGATCATTATTGCAGTTTCTGCCTCGTTAGGCTCGTTGTTTCTCTTGCTTCTGCTTGTTGGGGCCATTGCGCTTCATCGAAAAAGTAACCGGAAAGGCCAGAAAGAAGATGTGGTAAAGGGAGAAAACATCTTTTTGATCCGGAATTTCCGTGGAAGAATTGTGTATGGAGATATCGTCCGCGCTACAGACAATTTTGACGATGCATACTGCATTGGACAGGGAGGATCGGCCAGAGTCTACAAAGTTAACTTACCAAGTGGGCAG GTAGTAGCAGTTAAAAAGCTATTCATGAATGAAGGCTCAGAGATTGGGGAGATCAAGAGTTTTGCGAATGAGGTAGCCACGCTGACAGAAATAAGGCACCGGAACATCGTGAAACTCTATGGCTTCTGTTACCATGAAAAGCACACTTTTTTGGTTTGTGAGTACATGGAGAGAGGAAGCTTGGCGGACGTTTTGAGGAGAGATAAAGATGCCAAGGAGTTGGACTGGAGTAAGAGAGTGAACGTAGTTAAAGGGGTGGCTCACGCTTTATCTTACCTGCATCACAACTGCGCGCCTTCCATAACTCATCGGGACATATCGAGCAAGAATGTTCTGTTGGACTCGGAAATGGAGGCTCATGTCTCAGATTTTGGCACGGCAAGGTTTTTGAAGCCTGATTCTTCAAATTGGAGCGCGGTTGCAGGCACGTTCGGATACATTGCTCCAG AATTATCGTACACAATGGCAGTGACAGAGAAATGTGACGTGTACAGCTTCGGTGTTTTGACACTAGAGATTTTGATGGGATTGCATCCGGGAGAACTCAGTTCGAACCTATACTCATCCGTGGACAATGAACGCATACAATTGGCAGATGTGTTGGATCCTCGTCTTCCGCCTCCTACTAGTCAGAAGCTACAAGACGAattggattccattttgaatcTAGCAGTCTGGTGCTTGCGCGTCGAACCACATTCTAGGCCTACCATGTATGATGCATCTCAGGTGCTTGAGATGAACGCCGGAGCTGGCAGAGATAGTCCAGAGTTGGTAAAATCTGTTAGAGAGGGTGTTGATGAGCTGCCCATGCTTAGTTAG